A genome region from Ahaetulla prasina isolate Xishuangbanna chromosome 8, ASM2864084v1, whole genome shotgun sequence includes the following:
- the LOC131202782 gene encoding 10 kDa heat shock protein, mitochondrial-like: MAGQAFKKFLPLFDQVLVERCVAGTVTKEGMVIPEKSQGKMLQAVVVAVGSGSKSKDGNIQLLSVKGGEKVLLSEYGGTKVILDGITI; encoded by the coding sequence ATGGCaggacaggcatttaaaaaatttcttcctctttttgacCAAGTACTGGTTGAAAGATGTGTGGCTGGGACAGTAACTAAAGAAGGCATGGTGATTCCAGAAAAATCTCAAGGGAAGATGCTACAAGCCGTTGTTGTGGCGGTTGGATCAGGTTCGAAAAGCAAGGATGGAAACATTCAACTACTTAGTGTAAAAGGTGGTGAGAAGGTTCTACTATCTGAGTATGGGGGTACAAAAGTTATACTGGATGGCATAACTATCTGA